In Mycobacterium sp. 050128, one genomic interval encodes:
- a CDS encoding helix-turn-helix domain-containing protein, with amino-acid sequence MPPEETLSAKVSTAASDIGGFIRSQRELAQVSVRQLAELAGVSNPYLSQVERGLRKPSADVLSQIAKALRVSAEVLYVRAGILEPSDKSQVRDAIITDTAITERQKQILLEIYTSFALQNESIHEECSPESDNHE; translated from the coding sequence ATGCCACCGGAGGAGACGCTCTCCGCCAAGGTGTCGACAGCGGCTTCCGACATCGGCGGCTTCATCCGCAGCCAGCGTGAACTCGCCCAGGTGTCGGTGCGACAACTTGCCGAGCTGGCTGGTGTCAGCAATCCCTATCTGAGCCAGGTTGAGCGCGGACTGCGCAAACCTTCTGCCGACGTTCTGAGCCAGATCGCGAAAGCACTGCGGGTTTCCGCCGAGGTCCTCTACGTGCGGGCCGGGATCCTCGAGCCGAGCGATAAGAGCCAAGTGCGTGACGCGATCATCACCGACACGGCGATCACCGAGCGTCAGAAGCAGATTCTGCTCGAGATCTATACCTCATTTGCCCTGCAAAACGAATCGATCCATGAGGAGTGTTCGCCCGAATCCGACAACCACGAGTGA
- a CDS encoding DUF445 domain-containing protein, with amino-acid sequence MSHRAEGSGSAASRPEPTTPTAAAGRTPTSLAESFAGADPEADAQRRVALRRMKLVALSFLVGATVVFLACRWAQAHGSVGAWVGYVGAAAEAGMVGALADWFAVTALFKHPLGIPIPHTAIIKRKKDQLGEGLGTFVRENFLSPEVVETKLLDAQVPGRLGKWLSERAHAERVASEAATVLRVLVELLRDEDVQQVIDRMIVRRIAEPQWGPPVGRVLATLLAENRQEALIQLLADRAFQWSLNAGEIIQRVVERDSPTWSPRFIDHLVGDRIHRELMDFTDKVRRNPDHELRRSATRFLFEFADDLQHDPDTIARADAIKDQLMARDEIANAAATAWKTLKRLVLEGVDDPSSALRTRIADSVVRIGESLRDDVELRDKVDGWIVRAAQHLVSQYGVEITAIITDTIERWDAEEASRRIELHVGRDLQFIRINGTVVGSLAGLVIYTVAQLFF; translated from the coding sequence GTGTCACATAGAGCCGAGGGATCGGGTTCGGCCGCATCGCGGCCGGAGCCGACCACGCCCACGGCCGCCGCGGGCCGGACTCCTACGTCGCTCGCGGAGTCGTTCGCTGGAGCCGATCCCGAGGCGGACGCGCAGCGGCGGGTGGCGCTTCGCCGGATGAAATTGGTGGCACTGAGCTTCTTGGTCGGTGCCACAGTGGTGTTCCTGGCGTGCCGCTGGGCGCAGGCGCACGGCAGCGTGGGCGCTTGGGTCGGCTACGTCGGCGCGGCCGCCGAGGCCGGCATGGTGGGTGCCCTCGCGGACTGGTTTGCGGTGACCGCGTTGTTCAAGCACCCGTTGGGCATCCCGATCCCCCACACCGCGATCATCAAGCGGAAGAAGGACCAGCTCGGCGAGGGCTTGGGCACCTTTGTGCGGGAAAACTTCCTGTCGCCCGAGGTGGTGGAGACCAAGCTGCTCGACGCCCAGGTGCCGGGGCGGCTCGGCAAGTGGCTCTCGGAGCGGGCGCATGCCGAGCGGGTGGCCAGCGAGGCGGCGACAGTGCTGCGGGTCCTCGTCGAGTTGCTGCGCGACGAGGACGTCCAGCAGGTGATCGACCGGATGATCGTGCGGCGAATCGCCGAACCGCAGTGGGGGCCGCCGGTCGGCCGGGTGCTGGCGACGCTGCTCGCCGAGAACCGGCAGGAAGCCCTGATTCAGTTGCTCGCGGACCGGGCCTTCCAGTGGTCGCTGAACGCGGGCGAGATCATCCAGCGAGTGGTGGAGCGTGATTCGCCGACCTGGTCGCCGCGGTTCATCGACCATCTCGTCGGCGATCGCATCCACCGTGAGCTGATGGACTTCACCGACAAGGTGCGCCGCAACCCAGACCACGAGTTGCGCCGCTCGGCGACCCGCTTCCTGTTCGAATTCGCCGACGATCTACAACACGACCCGGACACCATCGCGCGCGCCGACGCGATCAAAGACCAGCTGATGGCACGCGACGAGATCGCCAACGCGGCCGCGACGGCGTGGAAGACGCTGAAGCGGTTGGTGCTCGAGGGCGTCGACGATCCCTCCAGCGCGTTACGCACCCGCATCGCGGACAGCGTCGTTCGCATCGGGGAGTCGCTGCGCGACGACGTCGAGCTGCGCGACAAGGTGGACGGCTGGATCGTGCGGGCGGCTCAGCATCTGGTCTCGCAGTACGGGGTCGAGATCACCGCGATCATCACCGACACGATCGAGCGCTGGGATGCCGAAGAGGCGAGCCGGCGGATCGAACTGCACGTGGGCCGTGACCTGCAGTTCATTCGGATCAACGGCACCGTGGTCGGATCACTGGCCGGGCTGGTGATCTACACCGTCGCGCAGCTGTTCTTCTAG
- a CDS encoding TetR/AcrR family transcriptional regulator, which translates to MTEQIPAVIVKTDGRKRRWHQHKVDRRNELVDGTIDAIRRHGRYLSMDEIAAEIGVSKTVLYRYFVDKNDLTTAVMMRFAQTTLIPNMAAALTSNLDGLDLTREVIRVYVDTVANEPEPYRFVMANSSASKSKVIADSERIIARMIAVLMRRRMLQAGIDTGGAEPWSYLIVGGVQLATHSWMSNPRMTRDELIDYLTMLSWNALCGIVEVGGSLEKFREEPHPSPIVPPREP; encoded by the coding sequence GTGACAGAGCAAATCCCGGCTGTAATAGTGAAGACCGACGGTCGCAAGCGGCGCTGGCATCAGCACAAGGTGGACCGCCGCAACGAGCTGGTCGATGGCACGATCGACGCAATCCGCCGACACGGCCGCTACCTCAGCATGGACGAGATCGCTGCCGAGATCGGGGTTTCCAAGACTGTTCTGTATCGCTACTTCGTCGACAAGAACGACCTCACGACGGCAGTGATGATGCGCTTCGCGCAGACAACCCTGATTCCGAACATGGCCGCCGCGCTGACATCCAATCTCGATGGCCTGGACCTGACCCGTGAGGTCATCCGCGTCTACGTCGACACCGTGGCGAACGAACCCGAGCCCTACCGGTTCGTGATGGCCAACAGCTCGGCCAGCAAGAGCAAAGTGATCGCCGACTCCGAGCGGATCATCGCCCGCATGATCGCGGTCTTGATGCGCCGGCGCATGCTGCAGGCCGGGATCGACACCGGCGGCGCGGAGCCGTGGTCCTATTTGATCGTCGGCGGTGTGCAGTTGGCCACACACTCGTGGATGTCGAATCCGCGGATGACAAGAGACGAACTCATCGACTACTTGACCATGCTCAGCTGGAACGCGCTGTGCGGAATTGTCGAAGTCGGCGGATCACTGGAGAAGTTCCGCGAGGAGCCGCATCCTTCGCCGATAGTGCCGCCGCGGGAGCCTTAA
- the pcaA gene encoding cyclopropane mycolic acid synthase PcaA produces MAAQLTPHFGNVQAHYDLSDDFFRLFLDPSQTYSCAYFERDDMTLEEAQLAKIDLSLSKLGLEPGMTLLDIGCGWGATLRRAIEKYDVNVVGLTLSENQAEHVQKSFDQLDTTRTRRVLLEGWEKFDEPVDRIVSIGAFEHFGRARWARFFEMAYSVLPDDGVMMLHTIVRPSFKEARANGVPLTREVVHFTQFILAEIFPGGWLPTPALVEEHAADAGFNLTRTQSLQLHYARTLDMWAAALEANRDTAIEIQSQKVYDRYMKYLTGCADLFREGYTDVDQFTLEK; encoded by the coding sequence ATGGCCGCGCAGCTCACGCCGCATTTCGGGAACGTGCAGGCGCACTACGACCTGTCTGACGACTTCTTCCGGCTCTTTCTGGACCCGTCCCAGACCTACAGCTGCGCCTACTTCGAGCGTGACGACATGACCCTCGAAGAGGCCCAGCTCGCCAAGATCGACCTGTCACTGTCCAAGCTGGGCCTCGAGCCGGGGATGACATTGCTGGACATCGGCTGCGGTTGGGGCGCCACGCTGCGGCGCGCCATCGAAAAATACGACGTCAACGTCGTGGGCCTGACGTTGTCGGAGAACCAGGCCGAGCACGTTCAGAAGTCGTTCGACCAGCTCGACACGACGCGTACCCGCCGAGTGCTGCTGGAGGGCTGGGAGAAATTCGACGAGCCGGTCGACCGGATCGTGTCGATCGGCGCTTTCGAGCACTTCGGACGCGCCCGCTGGGCCCGCTTTTTCGAGATGGCCTACTCAGTGCTGCCGGACGACGGCGTGATGATGCTGCACACCATCGTGCGCCCCTCGTTCAAGGAAGCCCGGGCCAACGGCGTGCCGCTGACCCGCGAGGTCGTTCACTTCACCCAATTCATCCTGGCCGAGATTTTCCCCGGCGGCTGGCTGCCCACCCCGGCGTTGGTGGAAGAGCACGCTGCCGATGCCGGCTTTAATCTCACCCGAACCCAGTCCTTGCAGCTGCACTACGCGCGCACGCTGGACATGTGGGCGGCCGCGCTGGAAGCCAACAGGGATACGGCGATCGAGATCCAGTCGCAAAAGGTCTACGACCGCTACATGAAGTACCTGACCGGCTGCGCCGACCTGTTTCGTGAGGGCTACACCGACGTCGACCAGTTCACGCTGGAGAAGTAA
- a CDS encoding cyclopropane mycolic acid synthase family methyltransferase codes for MTQLRPYYEESQSIYDVSDEFFALFLDPTMGYTCAYFERDDMTLEEAQNAKFDLALGKLNLEPGMTLLDVGCGWGGALQRAVEKFDVNVIGITLSRNQFEYSKKRMAKIPTDRTVEIRLQGWEEFEDRVDRIVTIGAFEAFKSERYPAFFERAYNVLPDDGRMLLHTILAYTQKQMHENGVKLTMNDIRFAKFIGDVIFPGGQLPAVEDLLKLAPDAGFSVEKVQLLQPHYARTLNMWAANLEANKDKAIEIQSEEIYDRYMHYLTGCENFFRKGICNVGQFTCVK; via the coding sequence ATGACGCAACTCAGGCCGTATTACGAAGAGTCGCAATCCATCTACGACGTGTCGGATGAGTTTTTCGCATTGTTCCTAGACCCGACGATGGGCTACACCTGCGCTTACTTCGAGCGTGACGACATGACGCTGGAAGAAGCACAGAACGCGAAGTTCGATCTGGCGCTGGGCAAGCTGAACCTCGAGCCCGGGATGACGTTGCTCGACGTCGGCTGCGGCTGGGGCGGAGCGTTGCAGCGCGCCGTCGAGAAGTTCGACGTCAACGTCATCGGAATCACGCTCAGCCGCAACCAGTTCGAGTACAGCAAGAAGCGGATGGCCAAGATCCCCACCGACCGCACCGTCGAGATACGGTTGCAGGGCTGGGAAGAATTCGAGGACCGCGTCGACCGGATCGTCACCATCGGCGCGTTCGAAGCCTTCAAGTCGGAGCGTTATCCCGCGTTCTTCGAGCGTGCCTACAACGTTCTGCCCGACGACGGCCGGATGTTGCTTCACACAATTCTGGCTTACACGCAGAAGCAGATGCATGAAAACGGCGTCAAATTGACGATGAACGACATCCGATTCGCCAAGTTTATTGGCGACGTGATTTTCCCGGGCGGACAGCTGCCGGCGGTGGAGGACCTGTTGAAGCTCGCGCCCGACGCCGGATTCTCGGTCGAAAAGGTGCAATTGCTGCAGCCGCATTATGCCCGGACGCTGAACATGTGGGCCGCCAACCTCGAGGCCAACAAGGACAAGGCGATCGAGATCCAGTCCGAAGAGATCTACGACCGGTACATGCACTACTTGACGGGTTGTGAGAACTTCTTCCGCAAGGGCATCTGCAACGTGGGGCAATTCACCTGCGTGAAGTAG
- a CDS encoding 3-hydroxybutyryl-CoA dehydrogenase gives MSDKGIQRVGVVGAGQMGSGIAEVSVRAGVAVTVYETTEALITAGRNRIVKSLERGVSAGKVTERERDRALSQLTFTTDLTDLADRQLVIEAIIEDDAVKAEVFAKLDEVITDPDAVLASNTSSIPIMKIAAATKNPQRVLGLHFFNPVPVLPLVELVSTLVTDEAAAARTEEFAGSVLGKQVVRCSDRSGFVVNALLVPYLLSAVRMVEAGFATVEDVDKAVVAGLSHPMGPLRLSDLVGLDTLKLIADKMFEEFKEPHYGPPPLLLRMVEAGMLGKKSGQGFYTY, from the coding sequence GTGAGCGACAAAGGAATTCAGCGGGTTGGGGTTGTCGGGGCCGGCCAGATGGGGTCTGGAATCGCCGAGGTCTCGGTCCGCGCCGGCGTCGCGGTCACGGTGTACGAGACCACCGAGGCGCTGATCACCGCTGGCCGAAACCGCATCGTGAAATCGCTGGAGCGTGGCGTCAGCGCCGGCAAGGTGACCGAGCGCGAACGTGACCGCGCCCTGAGCCAGCTCACCTTCACCACCGACCTGACGGACCTCGCCGACCGCCAGCTGGTCATCGAGGCGATCATCGAGGACGACGCCGTCAAGGCCGAGGTTTTCGCGAAACTCGACGAAGTGATCACCGATCCCGACGCGGTGCTGGCGTCGAACACCTCGAGCATTCCGATCATGAAGATCGCGGCCGCCACCAAGAACCCGCAGCGGGTGCTCGGCTTGCACTTCTTCAACCCGGTGCCGGTGCTGCCGCTCGTCGAACTGGTCAGCACGCTGGTCACCGACGAAGCCGCCGCCGCGCGCACCGAGGAGTTCGCCGGCTCGGTGCTGGGCAAGCAGGTGGTGCGCTGTTCCGATCGGTCCGGCTTCGTGGTGAACGCCTTGTTGGTGCCCTACCTGCTGTCGGCCGTCCGGATGGTCGAGGCGGGATTCGCCACTGTCGAGGATGTGGACAAGGCGGTCGTCGCCGGCCTCTCGCACCCGATGGGTCCGCTGCGGCTATCGGATCTTGTTGGCTTGGACACACTCAAACTGATCGCCGACAAGATGTTCGAGGAATTCAAAGAGCCGCACTACGGGCCCCCGCCACTGCTGCTCCGCATGGTGGAGGCGGGTATGTTGGGCAAGAAATCGGGTCAGGGTTTCTACACCTACTGA
- the aceA gene encoding isocitrate lyase: MSVVGTPKSAEQIQHDWDTNPRWKDTSRTYTASDVVALQGSVVEEHTLARRGAEVLWEQLHDLEYINALGALTGNMAVQQVRAGLKAIYLSGWQVAGDANLSGHTYPDQSLYPANSVPQVIRRINNALLRADEIAKVEGDRSVENWLAPIVADGEAGFGGALNVYELQKAMIAAGVAGSHWEDQLASEKKCGHLGGKVLIPTQQHIRTLTSARLAADVAGVPTVVIARTDAEAATLITSDVDERDQPFITGERTKEGFYRVRNGLEPCIARAKAYAPYSDLIWMETGTPDLELAAKFAEGVKSEFPDQMLAYNCSPSFNWRKHLDDSTIAKFQKELGAMGFKFQFITLAGFHALNYSMFDLAYGYARNQMSAYVELQEREFAAEERGYTATKHQREVGAGYFDRIATTVDPTSSTTALTGSTEEGQFH; this comes from the coding sequence ATGTCTGTCGTTGGCACCCCGAAGAGCGCCGAGCAGATCCAGCACGACTGGGACACCAACCCCCGTTGGAAGGACACCAGCCGCACCTACACCGCTTCCGATGTCGTGGCCCTGCAGGGCAGCGTCGTCGAGGAGCACACCCTGGCCCGCCGCGGCGCCGAGGTGCTGTGGGAGCAGCTGCACGACCTGGAGTACATCAACGCTCTGGGCGCCCTGACCGGCAACATGGCCGTGCAGCAGGTGCGCGCCGGCCTAAAGGCCATCTACCTGTCCGGTTGGCAGGTTGCCGGGGACGCGAACCTGTCCGGCCACACCTACCCCGACCAGAGCCTGTACCCGGCCAACTCCGTGCCGCAGGTCATCCGTCGCATCAACAACGCGCTGCTGCGCGCCGACGAGATCGCCAAGGTCGAAGGTGACCGGTCGGTGGAGAACTGGCTGGCGCCGATCGTCGCCGACGGCGAGGCCGGTTTCGGTGGCGCGCTCAACGTGTACGAGCTCCAGAAGGCGATGATCGCCGCAGGCGTCGCGGGGTCGCACTGGGAAGATCAGCTCGCTTCGGAGAAGAAGTGCGGCCACCTCGGTGGCAAGGTGCTGATCCCGACTCAGCAGCACATCCGCACCCTGACCTCGGCGCGTCTGGCCGCCGACGTCGCCGGTGTGCCGACGGTCGTGATTGCCCGTACCGACGCCGAGGCGGCCACCCTGATCACCTCGGACGTCGACGAGCGCGACCAGCCGTTCATCACCGGTGAGCGGACCAAGGAAGGCTTCTACCGCGTCCGCAACGGCCTCGAGCCGTGCATCGCGCGGGCCAAGGCCTACGCGCCGTACTCGGACCTGATCTGGATGGAGACCGGGACCCCGGACCTCGAGCTCGCGGCCAAGTTCGCCGAGGGCGTCAAGTCCGAATTCCCCGACCAGATGCTGGCCTACAACTGCTCGCCGTCGTTCAACTGGCGCAAGCACCTGGACGACTCCACCATCGCGAAGTTCCAAAAGGAGCTTGGCGCAATGGGATTCAAGTTCCAGTTCATCACGCTGGCCGGCTTCCACGCGCTGAACTACTCGATGTTCGATCTGGCCTACGGCTACGCCCGCAACCAGATGAGCGCCTACGTCGAGCTGCAGGAGCGCGAGTTCGCCGCCGAGGAGCGCGGCTACACCGCAACCAAGCACCAGCGCGAGGTCGGTGCCGGTTACTTCGACCGCATCGCCACCACGGTGGACCCGACCTCGTCGACCACCGCGCTGACCGGCTCGACTGAAGAGGGACAGTTCCACTGA
- a CDS encoding acyl-[acyl-carrier-protein] thioesterase: MSLDKSMMPVPDGHPDVFDREWPLRVGDIDRTGRLRLDAACRHIQDIGQDQLREMGFEETHPLWIVRRTMLDLVRPIEFQDMLRCRRWCSGTSNRWCEMRVRVDGRKGGLIESEAFWININRETQMPSRISDDFLEGLHKTTSVDRLRWKGYLKPGSRDDAAEIHEFPIRVTDIDLFDHVNNSVYWSVIEDYLASHVELMREPLRITIEHEAPVGLGDKLEIISHIHPAGSTEQFGAGLADRPVRTLTYAVGDETKAVASLFNL, translated from the coding sequence GTGAGCCTGGACAAATCAATGATGCCGGTGCCCGACGGTCACCCAGACGTGTTCGACCGGGAGTGGCCGCTGCGGGTCGGCGACATCGACCGCACCGGAAGGCTGCGGCTGGACGCCGCCTGCCGGCATATTCAGGACATCGGCCAGGACCAGCTGCGCGAGATGGGCTTTGAGGAGACCCACCCGCTGTGGATCGTCCGGCGCACGATGCTCGACCTGGTGCGGCCGATCGAATTCCAGGACATGCTGCGCTGCCGGCGCTGGTGTTCGGGCACCTCCAACCGCTGGTGCGAGATGCGGGTTCGCGTGGACGGACGCAAGGGCGGCCTGATCGAATCCGAGGCCTTCTGGATCAACATCAACCGGGAAACCCAGATGCCGTCGCGCATCTCCGACGACTTCCTCGAGGGACTGCACAAGACGACGTCCGTCGACCGGCTGCGGTGGAAGGGCTACCTGAAGCCTGGCAGCCGCGACGACGCGGCCGAGATCCACGAGTTCCCGATCCGGGTCACCGACATCGACCTGTTCGACCACGTCAACAACTCGGTCTACTGGAGCGTCATCGAGGACTACCTGGCGTCGCACGTGGAGTTGATGCGGGAGCCGCTGCGCATCACGATCGAGCACGAGGCGCCGGTGGGGCTGGGTGACAAGCTGGAGATCATCTCGCACATTCATCCGGCCGGATCGACCGAACAGTTCGGTGCCGGACTCGCCGATCGCCCTGTTAGAACGCTCACATATGCGGTCGGAGACGAGACGAAAGCGGTCGCTTCGCTCTTCAATCTCTAA